From one Solanum lycopersicum chromosome 12, SLM_r2.1 genomic stretch:
- the LOC101248555 gene encoding uncharacterized protein: MAAIIYRKRSLFEDLQSPPPISASSPVSNKLRSSCFSTYSILFDQLRALFPEIHTQLLEKALGESGNDLDAAIRSLHELRIGFSDGKLDTEEIENGMKPTTEPAAQSEDPSAENNFPANGVEWVDCFVREMMTATSIDDARDRATRLLESLEKCISSRAGAEAAQNFHKVGTFNACFPF; the protein is encoded by the exons ATGGCTGCAATTATTTACCGCAAGAGATCCCTCTTCGAAGATTTACAATCACCACCGCCGATTTCAGCATCATCTCCGGTTTCAAATAAGCTTCGTTCTTCTTGCTTCAGCACCTATTCAATTCTTTTCGATCAGCTGAGAGCTTTATTTCCAGAAATTCATACTCAG CTACTTGAGAAAGCATTGGGAGAATCTGGCAATGACCTGGATGCTGCTATTAGGAGTCTGCATGAGCTACGCATCGGATTTTCAGATGGAAAGTTGGATACAGAAGAGATCGAAAATG GTATGAAGCCTACCACTGAGCCGGCTGCTCAGTCAGAAGATCCTTCAGCTGAAAACAATTTTCCTGCCAATGGTGTAGAATGGGTGGATTGTTTTGTGCGGGAAATGATGACTGCTACAAGCATAGATGATGCCAGGGATCGAGCTACTAGACTGTTGGAGAGCTTAGAGAAATGCATTAGCTCACGTGCAGGTGCTGAGGCAGCTCAAAATTTTCACAAGGTTGGTACTTTTAATGCATGTTTTCCATTTTAA